One window from the genome of Rhinolophus ferrumequinum isolate MPI-CBG mRhiFer1 chromosome 10, mRhiFer1_v1.p, whole genome shotgun sequence encodes:
- the IL2RB gene encoding interleukin-2 receptor subunit beta isoform X5 yields MSQPGLLSPAPTCGCDGGSCSVLVSVRPHLPPVPGHPSGVHSSECRDVQAHMLLRLKSQHLLCVEQGWGPAEHTLPDLCPVLYTSQKMTSVDIVNISVTCLEGKKWKMVMTQDFKPFNNLRLMAPDSLQVAHIGTDRCNITWNVSQSSHYIERSLEFEARTRSSGRTWEEAPLLILKQNQQWICLENLHPNTPYELQVRVRPQQDNPATWSPWSQALAFKTRPAAWGKNLAYPSLDHLMVGLGGAFGFIFLVYLLANCRYLGPWLKKILKCHIPDPSEFFSKLSSEHGGDFQKWLSSPFPSSSFSPSGPAPEISPLEVLDRDTKAMQLLLLQQDKEPSLSLETSGHSLTSCFTNQGYFFFHLPDALEIESCQVYFTYDPCTEEPEEGGPGAPEGSLLPLLPPPPGEEHAYCTFPPGEDLLLFSPSLLIGASPPNTALGGTGASEERLAPSLQEGVPRDWASQLLGPSTPGAPDLVDFQSPLENALGEAGEEVPAPGPREGVSFPWARPPGQGQVRAPTSSLTLNTDAYLSLQELQDQDPAHSV; encoded by the exons ATGTCTCAGCCAG ggctcctttccccagcccctaCCTGTGGATGTGATGGCGGCTCCTGCTCTGTCCTGGTGTCTGTCCGTCCTCATCTTCCTCCTGTCCCTGGACATCCCTCAGGTGTCCACAGCAGTGAATG CAGAGACGTCCAAGCTCACATGCTTTTACGACTCAAAAGCCAACATCTCCTGTGTGTGGAGCAAGGATGGGGGCCTGCAGAACACACCCTGCCAGATCTGTGCCCAGTCTTATATACG TCTCAGAAAATGACCTCAGTGGACATCGTCAACATAAGTGTGACATGCCTCGAAGGGAAGAAGTGGAAGATGGTAATGACCCAGGACTTCAAGCCCTTTAATAACC TTCGCCTGATGGCCCCTGACTCCCTCCAAGTCGCCCACATAGGGACTGACAGATGCAACATAACCTGGAACGTCTCCCAGTCCTCCCACTACATTGAAAGATCCCTGGAGTTTGAGGCCCGGACCAGGTCTTCAGGCCGTACCTGGGAG GAGGCCCCTCTGCTGATCCTCAAGCAGAACCAGCAATGGATCTGCCTGGAGAACCTCCATCCAAATACCCCGTATGAGCTTCAAGTGCGGGTCAGGCCTCAGCAAGACAACCCTGCGACTTGGAGCCCCTGGAGCCAGGCCCTGGCCTTCAAGACGAGGCCGGCAG CCTGGGGGAAGAACCTGGCCTACCCTTCGTTGGATCACCTCATGGTGGGCCTCGGTGGTGCCTTTGGCTTCATCTTCTTAGTCTACCTGCTGGCCAACTGCCGGTACCTCGGGCCCTG GTTGAAGAAAATTCTGAAGTGTCACATCCCAGACCCCTCAGAGTTCTTTTCCAAGCTGAGCTCAGAGCACGGAGGAGATTTCCAG AAGTGGCTGTCGTCGCCCTTCCCCTCGTCCTCCTTCAGCCCCAGCGGCCCGGCGCCTGAGATCTCCCCGCTGGAGGTGCTGGACAGGGATACCAAGGCCATGCAGCTGCTCCTGCTGCAGCAGGACAAGGAGCCCTCACTGTCCCTTGAGACGAGCGGCCACTCGCTGACCAGCTGCTTCACCAACCAAGGCTACTTCTTCTTCCACCTCCCGGATGCTCTGGAGATCGAGTCCTGCCAGGTGTACTTCACCTATGACCCCTGCACTGAGGAGCCTGAGGAGGGTGGGCCTGGGGCACCCGAGGGGTCTCTCCTCCCACTCCTGCCGCCTCCGCCAGGAGAGGAGCATGCGTACTGCACCTTCCCCCCGGGGGAAGACCTGTTGCTCTTCTCCCCCAGTCTCCTCATTGGCGCGAGCCCCCCAAACACTGCCCTGGGGGGCACTGGGGCCAGTGAAGAAAGGCTGGCCCCCTCCCTGCAGGAGGGAGTCCCCAGAGACTGGgcctcccagctcctggggccTTCCACTCCGGGAGCTCCTGACCTGGTGGATTTCCAGTCACCCCTGGAGAATGCACTGGGAGAAGCAGGAGAGGAGGTCCCTGCCCCCGGCCCCAGGGAGGGGGTCAGCTTCCCCTGGGCCCGGCCTCCCGGGCAAGGCCAGGTCAGGGCCCCCACCTCTTCCCTGACCCTGAACACCGATGCCTACTTGTCCCTCCAAGAGCTCCAGGATCAGGACCCAGCTCACTCTGTGTAG
- the IL2RB gene encoding interleukin-2 receptor subunit beta isoform X1, whose amino-acid sequence MSQPGLLSPAPTCGCDGGSCSVLVSVRPHLPPVPGHPSGVHSSEWRYVIWGERQEGGRQGLWDQRSAETSKLTCFYDSKANISCVWSKDGGLQNTPCQICAQSYIRSKNVSCELSSVGPASWACNLLFGPPNSQKMTSVDIVNISVTCLEGKKWKMVMTQDFKPFNNLRLMAPDSLQVAHIGTDRCNITWNVSQSSHYIERSLEFEARTRSSGRTWEEAPLLILKQNQQWICLENLHPNTPYELQVRVRPQQDNPATWSPWSQALAFKTRPAAWGKNLAYPSLDHLMVGLGGAFGFIFLVYLLANCRYLGPWLKKILKCHIPDPSEFFSKLSSEHGGDFQKWLSSPFPSSSFSPSGPAPEISPLEVLDRDTKAMQLLLLQQDKEPSLSLETSGHSLTSCFTNQGYFFFHLPDALEIESCQVYFTYDPCTEEPEEGGPGAPEGSLLPLLPPPPGEEHAYCTFPPGEDLLLFSPSLLIGASPPNTALGGTGASEERLAPSLQEGVPRDWASQLLGPSTPGAPDLVDFQSPLENALGEAGEEVPAPGPREGVSFPWARPPGQGQVRAPTSSLTLNTDAYLSLQELQDQDPAHSV is encoded by the exons ATGTCTCAGCCAG ggctcctttccccagcccctaCCTGTGGATGTGATGGCGGCTCCTGCTCTGTCCTGGTGTCTGTCCGTCCTCATCTTCCTCCTGTCCCTGGACATCCCTCAGGTGTCCACAGCAGTGAATG GAGATACGTCATCTGGGgcgagaggcaggaaggaggaaggcaggggctATGGGACCAGAGATCAG CAGAGACGTCCAAGCTCACATGCTTTTACGACTCAAAAGCCAACATCTCCTGTGTGTGGAGCAAGGATGGGGGCCTGCAGAACACACCCTGCCAGATCTGTGCCCAGTCTTATATACG TTCCAAGAATGTATCCTGTGAGCTGAGCTCAGTGGGGCCGGCATCCTGGGCCTGCAACCTGCTCTTTGGACCCCCAAAT TCTCAGAAAATGACCTCAGTGGACATCGTCAACATAAGTGTGACATGCCTCGAAGGGAAGAAGTGGAAGATGGTAATGACCCAGGACTTCAAGCCCTTTAATAACC TTCGCCTGATGGCCCCTGACTCCCTCCAAGTCGCCCACATAGGGACTGACAGATGCAACATAACCTGGAACGTCTCCCAGTCCTCCCACTACATTGAAAGATCCCTGGAGTTTGAGGCCCGGACCAGGTCTTCAGGCCGTACCTGGGAG GAGGCCCCTCTGCTGATCCTCAAGCAGAACCAGCAATGGATCTGCCTGGAGAACCTCCATCCAAATACCCCGTATGAGCTTCAAGTGCGGGTCAGGCCTCAGCAAGACAACCCTGCGACTTGGAGCCCCTGGAGCCAGGCCCTGGCCTTCAAGACGAGGCCGGCAG CCTGGGGGAAGAACCTGGCCTACCCTTCGTTGGATCACCTCATGGTGGGCCTCGGTGGTGCCTTTGGCTTCATCTTCTTAGTCTACCTGCTGGCCAACTGCCGGTACCTCGGGCCCTG GTTGAAGAAAATTCTGAAGTGTCACATCCCAGACCCCTCAGAGTTCTTTTCCAAGCTGAGCTCAGAGCACGGAGGAGATTTCCAG AAGTGGCTGTCGTCGCCCTTCCCCTCGTCCTCCTTCAGCCCCAGCGGCCCGGCGCCTGAGATCTCCCCGCTGGAGGTGCTGGACAGGGATACCAAGGCCATGCAGCTGCTCCTGCTGCAGCAGGACAAGGAGCCCTCACTGTCCCTTGAGACGAGCGGCCACTCGCTGACCAGCTGCTTCACCAACCAAGGCTACTTCTTCTTCCACCTCCCGGATGCTCTGGAGATCGAGTCCTGCCAGGTGTACTTCACCTATGACCCCTGCACTGAGGAGCCTGAGGAGGGTGGGCCTGGGGCACCCGAGGGGTCTCTCCTCCCACTCCTGCCGCCTCCGCCAGGAGAGGAGCATGCGTACTGCACCTTCCCCCCGGGGGAAGACCTGTTGCTCTTCTCCCCCAGTCTCCTCATTGGCGCGAGCCCCCCAAACACTGCCCTGGGGGGCACTGGGGCCAGTGAAGAAAGGCTGGCCCCCTCCCTGCAGGAGGGAGTCCCCAGAGACTGGgcctcccagctcctggggccTTCCACTCCGGGAGCTCCTGACCTGGTGGATTTCCAGTCACCCCTGGAGAATGCACTGGGAGAAGCAGGAGAGGAGGTCCCTGCCCCCGGCCCCAGGGAGGGGGTCAGCTTCCCCTGGGCCCGGCCTCCCGGGCAAGGCCAGGTCAGGGCCCCCACCTCTTCCCTGACCCTGAACACCGATGCCTACTTGTCCCTCCAAGAGCTCCAGGATCAGGACCCAGCTCACTCTGTGTAG
- the IL2RB gene encoding interleukin-2 receptor subunit beta isoform X2, translating to MAAPALSWCLSVLIFLLSLDIPQVSTAVNAETSKLTCFYDSKANISCVWSKDGGLQNTPCQICAQSYIRSKNVSCELSSVGPASWACNLLFGPPNSQKMTSVDIVNISVTCLEGKKWKMVMTQDFKPFNNLRLMAPDSLQVAHIGTDRCNITWNVSQSSHYIERSLEFEARTRSSGRTWEEAPLLILKQNQQWICLENLHPNTPYELQVRVRPQQDNPATWSPWSQALAFKTRPAAWGKNLAYPSLDHLMVGLGGAFGFIFLVYLLANCRYLGPWLKKILKCHIPDPSEFFSKLSSEHGGDFQKWLSSPFPSSSFSPSGPAPEISPLEVLDRDTKAMQLLLLQQDKEPSLSLETSGHSLTSCFTNQGYFFFHLPDALEIESCQVYFTYDPCTEEPEEGGPGAPEGSLLPLLPPPPGEEHAYCTFPPGEDLLLFSPSLLIGASPPNTALGGTGASEERLAPSLQEGVPRDWASQLLGPSTPGAPDLVDFQSPLENALGEAGEEVPAPGPREGVSFPWARPPGQGQVRAPTSSLTLNTDAYLSLQELQDQDPAHSV from the exons ATGGCGGCTCCTGCTCTGTCCTGGTGTCTGTCCGTCCTCATCTTCCTCCTGTCCCTGGACATCCCTCAGGTGTCCACAGCAGTGAATG CAGAGACGTCCAAGCTCACATGCTTTTACGACTCAAAAGCCAACATCTCCTGTGTGTGGAGCAAGGATGGGGGCCTGCAGAACACACCCTGCCAGATCTGTGCCCAGTCTTATATACG TTCCAAGAATGTATCCTGTGAGCTGAGCTCAGTGGGGCCGGCATCCTGGGCCTGCAACCTGCTCTTTGGACCCCCAAAT TCTCAGAAAATGACCTCAGTGGACATCGTCAACATAAGTGTGACATGCCTCGAAGGGAAGAAGTGGAAGATGGTAATGACCCAGGACTTCAAGCCCTTTAATAACC TTCGCCTGATGGCCCCTGACTCCCTCCAAGTCGCCCACATAGGGACTGACAGATGCAACATAACCTGGAACGTCTCCCAGTCCTCCCACTACATTGAAAGATCCCTGGAGTTTGAGGCCCGGACCAGGTCTTCAGGCCGTACCTGGGAG GAGGCCCCTCTGCTGATCCTCAAGCAGAACCAGCAATGGATCTGCCTGGAGAACCTCCATCCAAATACCCCGTATGAGCTTCAAGTGCGGGTCAGGCCTCAGCAAGACAACCCTGCGACTTGGAGCCCCTGGAGCCAGGCCCTGGCCTTCAAGACGAGGCCGGCAG CCTGGGGGAAGAACCTGGCCTACCCTTCGTTGGATCACCTCATGGTGGGCCTCGGTGGTGCCTTTGGCTTCATCTTCTTAGTCTACCTGCTGGCCAACTGCCGGTACCTCGGGCCCTG GTTGAAGAAAATTCTGAAGTGTCACATCCCAGACCCCTCAGAGTTCTTTTCCAAGCTGAGCTCAGAGCACGGAGGAGATTTCCAG AAGTGGCTGTCGTCGCCCTTCCCCTCGTCCTCCTTCAGCCCCAGCGGCCCGGCGCCTGAGATCTCCCCGCTGGAGGTGCTGGACAGGGATACCAAGGCCATGCAGCTGCTCCTGCTGCAGCAGGACAAGGAGCCCTCACTGTCCCTTGAGACGAGCGGCCACTCGCTGACCAGCTGCTTCACCAACCAAGGCTACTTCTTCTTCCACCTCCCGGATGCTCTGGAGATCGAGTCCTGCCAGGTGTACTTCACCTATGACCCCTGCACTGAGGAGCCTGAGGAGGGTGGGCCTGGGGCACCCGAGGGGTCTCTCCTCCCACTCCTGCCGCCTCCGCCAGGAGAGGAGCATGCGTACTGCACCTTCCCCCCGGGGGAAGACCTGTTGCTCTTCTCCCCCAGTCTCCTCATTGGCGCGAGCCCCCCAAACACTGCCCTGGGGGGCACTGGGGCCAGTGAAGAAAGGCTGGCCCCCTCCCTGCAGGAGGGAGTCCCCAGAGACTGGgcctcccagctcctggggccTTCCACTCCGGGAGCTCCTGACCTGGTGGATTTCCAGTCACCCCTGGAGAATGCACTGGGAGAAGCAGGAGAGGAGGTCCCTGCCCCCGGCCCCAGGGAGGGGGTCAGCTTCCCCTGGGCCCGGCCTCCCGGGCAAGGCCAGGTCAGGGCCCCCACCTCTTCCCTGACCCTGAACACCGATGCCTACTTGTCCCTCCAAGAGCTCCAGGATCAGGACCCAGCTCACTCTGTGTAG
- the IL2RB gene encoding interleukin-2 receptor subunit beta isoform X3, producing MAAPALSWCLSVLIFLLSLDIPQVSTAVNETSKLTCFYDSKANISCVWSKDGGLQNTPCQICAQSYIRSKNVSCELSSVGPASWACNLLFGPPNSQKMTSVDIVNISVTCLEGKKWKMVMTQDFKPFNNLRLMAPDSLQVAHIGTDRCNITWNVSQSSHYIERSLEFEARTRSSGRTWEEAPLLILKQNQQWICLENLHPNTPYELQVRVRPQQDNPATWSPWSQALAFKTRPAAWGKNLAYPSLDHLMVGLGGAFGFIFLVYLLANCRYLGPWLKKILKCHIPDPSEFFSKLSSEHGGDFQKWLSSPFPSSSFSPSGPAPEISPLEVLDRDTKAMQLLLLQQDKEPSLSLETSGHSLTSCFTNQGYFFFHLPDALEIESCQVYFTYDPCTEEPEEGGPGAPEGSLLPLLPPPPGEEHAYCTFPPGEDLLLFSPSLLIGASPPNTALGGTGASEERLAPSLQEGVPRDWASQLLGPSTPGAPDLVDFQSPLENALGEAGEEVPAPGPREGVSFPWARPPGQGQVRAPTSSLTLNTDAYLSLQELQDQDPAHSV from the exons ATGGCGGCTCCTGCTCTGTCCTGGTGTCTGTCCGTCCTCATCTTCCTCCTGTCCCTGGACATCCCTCAGGTGTCCACAGCAGTGAATG AGACGTCCAAGCTCACATGCTTTTACGACTCAAAAGCCAACATCTCCTGTGTGTGGAGCAAGGATGGGGGCCTGCAGAACACACCCTGCCAGATCTGTGCCCAGTCTTATATACG TTCCAAGAATGTATCCTGTGAGCTGAGCTCAGTGGGGCCGGCATCCTGGGCCTGCAACCTGCTCTTTGGACCCCCAAAT TCTCAGAAAATGACCTCAGTGGACATCGTCAACATAAGTGTGACATGCCTCGAAGGGAAGAAGTGGAAGATGGTAATGACCCAGGACTTCAAGCCCTTTAATAACC TTCGCCTGATGGCCCCTGACTCCCTCCAAGTCGCCCACATAGGGACTGACAGATGCAACATAACCTGGAACGTCTCCCAGTCCTCCCACTACATTGAAAGATCCCTGGAGTTTGAGGCCCGGACCAGGTCTTCAGGCCGTACCTGGGAG GAGGCCCCTCTGCTGATCCTCAAGCAGAACCAGCAATGGATCTGCCTGGAGAACCTCCATCCAAATACCCCGTATGAGCTTCAAGTGCGGGTCAGGCCTCAGCAAGACAACCCTGCGACTTGGAGCCCCTGGAGCCAGGCCCTGGCCTTCAAGACGAGGCCGGCAG CCTGGGGGAAGAACCTGGCCTACCCTTCGTTGGATCACCTCATGGTGGGCCTCGGTGGTGCCTTTGGCTTCATCTTCTTAGTCTACCTGCTGGCCAACTGCCGGTACCTCGGGCCCTG GTTGAAGAAAATTCTGAAGTGTCACATCCCAGACCCCTCAGAGTTCTTTTCCAAGCTGAGCTCAGAGCACGGAGGAGATTTCCAG AAGTGGCTGTCGTCGCCCTTCCCCTCGTCCTCCTTCAGCCCCAGCGGCCCGGCGCCTGAGATCTCCCCGCTGGAGGTGCTGGACAGGGATACCAAGGCCATGCAGCTGCTCCTGCTGCAGCAGGACAAGGAGCCCTCACTGTCCCTTGAGACGAGCGGCCACTCGCTGACCAGCTGCTTCACCAACCAAGGCTACTTCTTCTTCCACCTCCCGGATGCTCTGGAGATCGAGTCCTGCCAGGTGTACTTCACCTATGACCCCTGCACTGAGGAGCCTGAGGAGGGTGGGCCTGGGGCACCCGAGGGGTCTCTCCTCCCACTCCTGCCGCCTCCGCCAGGAGAGGAGCATGCGTACTGCACCTTCCCCCCGGGGGAAGACCTGTTGCTCTTCTCCCCCAGTCTCCTCATTGGCGCGAGCCCCCCAAACACTGCCCTGGGGGGCACTGGGGCCAGTGAAGAAAGGCTGGCCCCCTCCCTGCAGGAGGGAGTCCCCAGAGACTGGgcctcccagctcctggggccTTCCACTCCGGGAGCTCCTGACCTGGTGGATTTCCAGTCACCCCTGGAGAATGCACTGGGAGAAGCAGGAGAGGAGGTCCCTGCCCCCGGCCCCAGGGAGGGGGTCAGCTTCCCCTGGGCCCGGCCTCCCGGGCAAGGCCAGGTCAGGGCCCCCACCTCTTCCCTGACCCTGAACACCGATGCCTACTTGTCCCTCCAAGAGCTCCAGGATCAGGACCCAGCTCACTCTGTGTAG
- the IL2RB gene encoding interleukin-2 receptor subunit beta isoform X4, whose translation MLLRLKSQHLLCVEQGWGPAEHTLPDLCPVLYTSQKMTSVDIVNISVTCLEGKKWKMVMTQDFKPFNNLRLMAPDSLQVAHIGTDRCNITWNVSQSSHYIERSLEFEARTRSSGRTWEEAPLLILKQNQQWICLENLHPNTPYELQVRVRPQQDNPATWSPWSQALAFKTRPAAWGKNLAYPSLDHLMVGLGGAFGFIFLVYLLANCRYLGPWLKKILKCHIPDPSEFFSKLSSEHGGDFQKWLSSPFPSSSFSPSGPAPEISPLEVLDRDTKAMQLLLLQQDKEPSLSLETSGHSLTSCFTNQGYFFFHLPDALEIESCQVYFTYDPCTEEPEEGGPGAPEGSLLPLLPPPPGEEHAYCTFPPGEDLLLFSPSLLIGASPPNTALGGTGASEERLAPSLQEGVPRDWASQLLGPSTPGAPDLVDFQSPLENALGEAGEEVPAPGPREGVSFPWARPPGQGQVRAPTSSLTLNTDAYLSLQELQDQDPAHSV comes from the exons ATGCTTTTACGACTCAAAAGCCAACATCTCCTGTGTGTGGAGCAAGGATGGGGGCCTGCAGAACACACCCTGCCAGATCTGTGCCCAGTCTTATATACG TCTCAGAAAATGACCTCAGTGGACATCGTCAACATAAGTGTGACATGCCTCGAAGGGAAGAAGTGGAAGATGGTAATGACCCAGGACTTCAAGCCCTTTAATAACC TTCGCCTGATGGCCCCTGACTCCCTCCAAGTCGCCCACATAGGGACTGACAGATGCAACATAACCTGGAACGTCTCCCAGTCCTCCCACTACATTGAAAGATCCCTGGAGTTTGAGGCCCGGACCAGGTCTTCAGGCCGTACCTGGGAG GAGGCCCCTCTGCTGATCCTCAAGCAGAACCAGCAATGGATCTGCCTGGAGAACCTCCATCCAAATACCCCGTATGAGCTTCAAGTGCGGGTCAGGCCTCAGCAAGACAACCCTGCGACTTGGAGCCCCTGGAGCCAGGCCCTGGCCTTCAAGACGAGGCCGGCAG CCTGGGGGAAGAACCTGGCCTACCCTTCGTTGGATCACCTCATGGTGGGCCTCGGTGGTGCCTTTGGCTTCATCTTCTTAGTCTACCTGCTGGCCAACTGCCGGTACCTCGGGCCCTG GTTGAAGAAAATTCTGAAGTGTCACATCCCAGACCCCTCAGAGTTCTTTTCCAAGCTGAGCTCAGAGCACGGAGGAGATTTCCAG AAGTGGCTGTCGTCGCCCTTCCCCTCGTCCTCCTTCAGCCCCAGCGGCCCGGCGCCTGAGATCTCCCCGCTGGAGGTGCTGGACAGGGATACCAAGGCCATGCAGCTGCTCCTGCTGCAGCAGGACAAGGAGCCCTCACTGTCCCTTGAGACGAGCGGCCACTCGCTGACCAGCTGCTTCACCAACCAAGGCTACTTCTTCTTCCACCTCCCGGATGCTCTGGAGATCGAGTCCTGCCAGGTGTACTTCACCTATGACCCCTGCACTGAGGAGCCTGAGGAGGGTGGGCCTGGGGCACCCGAGGGGTCTCTCCTCCCACTCCTGCCGCCTCCGCCAGGAGAGGAGCATGCGTACTGCACCTTCCCCCCGGGGGAAGACCTGTTGCTCTTCTCCCCCAGTCTCCTCATTGGCGCGAGCCCCCCAAACACTGCCCTGGGGGGCACTGGGGCCAGTGAAGAAAGGCTGGCCCCCTCCCTGCAGGAGGGAGTCCCCAGAGACTGGgcctcccagctcctggggccTTCCACTCCGGGAGCTCCTGACCTGGTGGATTTCCAGTCACCCCTGGAGAATGCACTGGGAGAAGCAGGAGAGGAGGTCCCTGCCCCCGGCCCCAGGGAGGGGGTCAGCTTCCCCTGGGCCCGGCCTCCCGGGCAAGGCCAGGTCAGGGCCCCCACCTCTTCCCTGACCCTGAACACCGATGCCTACTTGTCCCTCCAAGAGCTCCAGGATCAGGACCCAGCTCACTCTGTGTAG